A stretch of the Drosophila sulfurigaster albostrigata strain 15112-1811.04 chromosome 2L, ASM2355843v2, whole genome shotgun sequence genome encodes the following:
- the LOC133835303 gene encoding mitochondrial cardiolipin hydrolase, whose protein sequence is MLKGLSSQTPWMPFAVGVGAIICTEVICIAKKHSRIKKKAEEVIDVIIFNEITRSQDFPTSGIESMISYINQAQYSIDLAMYTFTNLEMFQALMEAHMRGVRLRIITDLQSDDAPQIRVNRCTQSCKRY, encoded by the exons A TGCTTAAAGGGTTGAGCAGTCAGACGCCGTGGATGCCGTTTGCTGTAGGTGTGGGTGCAATAATATGCACTGAAGTCATCTGCATTGCGAAAAAACATTCGCGAATCAAGAAAAAAGCTGAAGAAGTCATCgatgtaataatatttaatgaaatcacGCGTTCTCAAGATTTTCCAACTAGCGGTATAGAGTCGATGATCAGTTACATTAATCAGGCTCAATATTCCATCGACTTGGCCATGTACACGTTCACCAACCTGGAAATGTTCCAGGCATTAATGGAAGCCCACATGCGAGGTGTCCGACTACGAATTATCACCGACCTG CAAAGTGATGATGCACCACAAATTCGTGTTAATCGATGCACCCAAAGCTGCAAACGATATTAA
- the LOC133835304 gene encoding uncharacterized protein LOC133835304: MPKLAKKGKDSALTMKIVAVERKQKEVNRVLKLKSEILLKSEVSYLEYIEMRSEMERLKALKDTFERRMHKLKQQAN; this comes from the coding sequence atGCCGAAGCTGGCGAAGAAAGGAAAGGACTCTGCTTTAACAATGAAGATTGTCGCTGTGGAACGCAAGCAGAAAGAAGTGAACCGCGTGCTAAAGTTGAAGAGTGAAATTTTGCTGAAATCGGAGGTCTCCTATTTGGAATATATTGAAATGCGATCAGAAATGGAGCGCCTGAAAGCGTTAAAGGACACATTTGAGCGGcgcatgcataaattaaaacagcAAGCCAATTAG
- the LOC133835301 gene encoding transcriptional adapter 1-like — MNPLTDKVLVAKEALAVALGDNWELYRGNMKNWFRNRWTKEEFDCESRKILTPEKLHLHNQLLLALLNKIDAFAPPETVAALQQHHTSSGRSGPNSSSSRKRKRSSRTFAERFTFELCDVLNFVNEDNMQLIRPPSLAGDQQGMQQQQQQQLPTQRYCAQELFLPDAGFIMGRFLIGAWEIGLISVDDSVAEYVAMAVQVLLKDLLSAIIKKRKHYKTSGEGNFYYDVGAQLRDPSLRNTVTRQKVDDTPLEHDKELNTANFMRRQNDDIVFLSACEQVLPCERTVITLKDCQLAFQDRNLIGSHAVYSINKERLNMMMH; from the exons ATGAATCCACTGACAGACAAAGTGCTCGTGGCCAAGGAGGCGCTCGCTGTAGCGCTCGGCGACAATTGGGAGCTCTACCGGGGCAACATGAAGAACTGGTTTCGCAACCGCTGGACCAAAGAGGAGTTCGACTGTGAGAGTCGCAAAATTTTGACACCTGAGAAACTGCATTTGCACAATCAATTGTTGCTGGCGCTGCTGAATAAAATCGATGCTTTTGCACCACCCGAAACAGTTGCTGCACTGCAACAACATCACACCAGCTCAGGCCGCTCAGgtcccaacagcagcagtagccgGAAACGGAAGCGCAGTTCTCGGACTTTTGCCGAACGCTTCACGTTCGAATTATGCGACGTGCTTAATTTTGTGAATGAAGATAATATGCAGCTCATACGACCACCTTCTTTGGCTGGCGATCAACAGggaatgcagcagcaacaacagcaacagttgcccaCACAACGCTATTGCGCCCAGGAATTGTTTCTACCCGATGCTGGTTTCATTATGGGACGTTTTCTAATTGGTGCCTGGGAGATTGGCCTCATCTCTGTGGATGACAGCGTGGCCGAGTACGTGGCAATGGCTGTGCAGGTGCTGCTCAAGGATCTGCTGTCTGCCATCATTAAGAAGCGCAAGCATTACAAGACCAGCGGCGAGGGCAACTTCTACTATGATGTGGGGGCCCAGTTGCGGGATCCATCGCTGCGTAACACAGTGACAAGGCAAAAGGTGGACGACACGCCGCTGGAGCACGACAAGGAGCTGAACACAGCGAACTTTATGCGGCGACAAAACGATGACATTGTCTTTCTTTCCGCCTGCGAACAAGT GTTGCCCTGCGAACGCACTGTGATTACGCTCAAGGATTGCCAGCTCGCTTTTCAAGATCGTAATCTCATTGGTTCCCATGCTGTCTATTCCATCAACAAGGAGCGTCTTAATATGATGATGCACTAA
- the LOC133847052 gene encoding uncharacterized protein LOC133847052 translates to MGVCRFFQQGSCRFGTKCRNEHFDVKQYLKTDMEACINSNMWRFSVYGPFKDKPSIPNFIEDQSFEEVRLQAYESRSQNRFDQFHQQYTNQVHETVNKMKAMLQMTPQIIDVMIKIYEAPEGAQVTATNNSNPFSFADNNATQQQAGSIFGKPALGASSGNIFGGPAAAPPAAGNIFGGGSVNNAATNNNIFGGANSTNIFGQPQQQQQPQPAAFGQQQPNPFGQPQQQPSIFAQQPQQQQQQMNPFGQPATAARSFSFAQPTQATNPSPFGQSNAFLPQQQQQQQGGVFAQAVSAAAVPNTGNIFAQATQQQQQQPPNGFFGQAATATGFPPAQQVQMQQAAPQQQQQQQLQQQQPSDSSIYSRMEDLTAEEIAAFKAEAFAPGQVPLNPPPRELCL, encoded by the exons ATGGGAGTTTGCCGTTTTTTTCAACAAGGATCGTGTCGTTTCGGCACCAAATGTCGCAATGAACACTTTGATGttaa GCAATATCTCAAGACGGATATGGAAGCGTGCATCAACAGTAACATGTGGCGCTTCTCGGTCTATGGACCGTTTAAGGATAAGCCCAGCATTCCTAACTTCATCGAGGATCAGTCCTTCGAAGAAGTGCGTCTCCAAGCCTACGAAAGTCGCAGTCAAAATCGCTTCGATCAATTTCATCAACAGTATACAAATCAAGTGCACGAAACAGTCAACAAAATGAAGGCAATGCTGCAGATGACGCCACAAATCATCGACGTGATGATCAAGATCTATGAAGCACCCGAGGGCGCTCAAGTAACTGCCACCAACAATAGCAATCCTTTTAGTTTTGCTGACAACAacgcaacacagcaacaagcTGGTTCCATTTTTGGCAAACCCGCTTTGGGAGCGAGTAGTGGCAATATCTTTGGTGGCCCAGCTGCAGCCCCGCCCGCAGCTGGCAATATATTTGGAGGCGGCAGCGTTAATAATGCGGctaccaataataatatatttggcGGTGCCAACAGCACAAACATATTCGgacaaccgcaacaacaacaacagccgcagcCTGCAGCATTtgggcaacagcagccaaatcCATTTggacagccgcagcagcaacctTCGATCTTTgcacagcagccgcagcaacaacaacagcagatgAATCCCTTTGGACagccagcaacagctgctaggtcattttcatttgctcaGCCAACTCAGGCGACAAATCCTTCGCCCTTTGGCCAAAGCAACGCCTttctgccacagcaacaacaacagcagcaaggtGGCGTCTTTGCTCAAGCTGTATCTGCTGCAGCAGTCCCAAATACAGGTAACATTTTTGCTCAGGctacacagcagcagcagcaacagccaccaAATGGCTTCTTTGGccaggcagcaacagcgacaggaTTTCCGCCTGCGCAGCAAGTTCAAATGCAACAAGCGgcgccacaacagcagcagcaacaacagttgcaacagcagcagccaagtgaTTCTTCCATTTACAGTCGCATGGAGGATTTGACAGCCGAGGAGATTGCTGCATTCAAGGCGGAAGCTTTTGCCCCTGGCCAAGTGCCTTTAAACCCACCGCCAAGAGAACTTtgcttataa